A single Defluviitalea saccharophila DNA region contains:
- a CDS encoding endosialidase: MAVIEELIRVEANETLSFGNHLMETKKKVLDFEVDGNLYKVKTYKEITKLEKNGILLYESVPGTTVHHFDMDEKNISYSVEGERDAQITMELEPEKEYKIFIDNVHVGKVKSNLAGKVTFSVNFSNGPQKVKIEKIG; the protein is encoded by the coding sequence GTGGCAGTCATTGAAGAATTAATTCGCGTAGAAGCGAATGAGACATTAAGTTTTGGGAATCATCTGATGGAGACGAAAAAGAAAGTTCTTGACTTTGAAGTAGACGGTAACCTATACAAAGTTAAGACATATAAAGAAATAACTAAATTAGAGAAGAATGGCATACTGCTATATGAATCAGTTCCCGGGACAACTGTGCATCATTTTGATATGGATGAGAAAAATATTTCTTATTCTGTAGAAGGAGAGCGCGATGCACAAATCACTATGGAATTGGAACCTGAAAAGGAATATAAAATATTTATCGACAATGTTCATGTTGGGAAAGTTAAATCCAACTTGGCAGGGAAAGTAACATTCAGTGTTAATTTCAGCAATGGACCACAAAAAGTTAAAATTGAAAAGATTGGATAA
- a CDS encoding ATP-dependent Clp protease ATP-binding subunit encodes MMGKFTKRAQEALQASQQVAAELGHGYVGTEHLLLGLIRGGDSVAARALKNQGVSEHDIEEKLKTVIGTSEIAVSEPQDFTPRAKRVIENSLREALKMGTGYIGTEHLLLALLRESDSIAVKLLISLDVSPQKIYEDIMSMLGEGDKGQDGTPMGKQNRKPGKTDTPTLDQFSRDLTVMASEQKFDPIIGRDKEIERVIQVLSRRTKNNPCLVGEPGVGKTAIAEGLAQKIVEGNIPEILKDKRVVSLDLSAMVAGSKYRGEFEDRIKKALDEIRAAGNVILFIDELHTIIGAGAAEGAIDASNILKPSLARGEIQVIGATTLDEYRKHIEKDAALERRFQPIKVEQPTEEEAIEILKGLRDKYEAHHQVHITDESIVAAVKLSNRYITDRFLPDKAIDLVDEAASRVRLRTFTAPPNVKELEQKLEELEKEKESAIKTEEFEKAGEIKKKQNEIRQQLEQEKNEWKTKHTKSTQVVTEEEIADIVASWTGIPVKRLAEEESERLKNMEEILHKRVIGQKQAVEAVSKAIRRGRVGLKDPRRPIGSFLFLGPTGVGKTELTKALAEALFGDENAMIRIDMSEYMEKHSVSKLIGSPPGYVGYDEGGQLSEKVRRKPYSVILFDEIEKAHPDVFNILLQVLDDGHITDSQGRRIDFKNTVVIMTSNIGARNIIAPKRLGFTSTDNEAKNYEDMKKNVMDEVKRLFRPEFINRIDEMIVFHPLTQDDIKEIVSIMVSQLAKRIQENMGITIELSDAAKEYLAKEGFDQAYGARPLRRAIQSKIEDRLAEEILEGNIKEGDHVRIELENDVLIFNK; translated from the coding sequence ATGATGGGGAAATTTACAAAGCGTGCACAAGAAGCCCTTCAAGCTTCTCAGCAAGTTGCAGCAGAATTAGGCCATGGTTATGTGGGAACAGAGCATTTGCTCTTAGGACTTATTAGAGGTGGCGACAGTGTTGCAGCAAGAGCATTAAAGAACCAAGGGGTTTCAGAACATGATATAGAAGAAAAATTAAAAACTGTCATTGGAACCAGTGAAATAGCTGTTTCAGAACCCCAGGATTTCACTCCCAGAGCGAAAAGAGTTATAGAAAATAGTCTTAGAGAAGCATTAAAGATGGGAACAGGCTACATTGGAACTGAACATTTGCTTCTCGCCCTTCTTAGGGAGTCGGATTCCATTGCAGTAAAATTACTCATAAGTTTGGATGTCAGTCCTCAAAAAATATACGAAGATATTATGAGTATGCTGGGTGAAGGGGATAAAGGCCAGGATGGAACACCTATGGGCAAGCAAAATAGAAAGCCCGGAAAAACCGATACGCCTACCCTGGATCAATTTAGCCGGGACTTAACAGTGATGGCCAGCGAGCAGAAGTTTGACCCAATTATCGGCAGAGATAAAGAAATCGAAAGAGTTATTCAGGTACTAAGCAGAAGAACCAAGAATAATCCTTGTCTGGTTGGAGAGCCTGGTGTAGGTAAAACGGCTATTGCAGAAGGATTAGCTCAGAAAATTGTAGAAGGAAACATTCCTGAAATCTTAAAAGATAAACGAGTGGTTTCTCTTGATTTGTCTGCTATGGTGGCAGGTTCTAAATATAGAGGAGAATTTGAAGACAGAATCAAAAAGGCATTGGATGAAATTCGTGCTGCAGGGAATGTTATATTATTTATTGATGAGCTCCATACTATCATTGGGGCAGGAGCTGCCGAAGGCGCTATAGATGCTTCCAATATTTTAAAGCCTTCCCTGGCACGGGGCGAAATCCAGGTGATCGGCGCCACGACTTTAGATGAATATAGAAAACACATTGAAAAAGATGCAGCTTTAGAGCGCCGTTTCCAACCGATTAAGGTTGAACAGCCGACGGAAGAAGAAGCTATTGAAATCTTAAAAGGATTACGAGACAAATACGAGGCCCACCATCAGGTGCATATTACTGATGAATCTATTGTAGCCGCTGTAAAACTATCTAATAGATATATTACGGATAGATTTTTACCGGACAAAGCCATTGACTTAGTGGATGAGGCTGCTTCAAGAGTAAGACTTCGTACCTTTACAGCTCCGCCCAATGTAAAAGAATTAGAGCAGAAGCTTGAAGAATTGGAAAAGGAAAAAGAATCTGCAATTAAAACAGAAGAATTTGAAAAGGCTGGAGAGATTAAGAAAAAGCAAAACGAAATCAGACAGCAGTTGGAACAAGAAAAGAATGAATGGAAAACGAAGCATACCAAATCTACACAAGTGGTTACTGAAGAGGAAATTGCAGATATTGTAGCCAGCTGGACAGGAATCCCTGTAAAACGGCTGGCTGAGGAAGAGAGCGAAAGGTTAAAAAATATGGAGGAAATCCTTCATAAGAGAGTGATTGGTCAAAAGCAAGCAGTGGAAGCTGTATCAAAAGCAATAAGAAGAGGAAGAGTAGGATTAAAAGATCCGAGAAGACCAATTGGTTCCTTCTTATTTTTAGGGCCAACCGGTGTAGGTAAAACAGAGCTGACGAAAGCTTTGGCAGAGGCACTGTTTGGAGACGAGAATGCCATGATACGCATTGATATGTCTGAATACATGGAAAAACACAGCGTATCCAAACTGATTGGTTCTCCACCAGGATATGTAGGTTATGATGAAGGCGGACAATTAAGTGAAAAAGTAAGAAGGAAACCTTATTCTGTTATTCTGTTTGATGAAATTGAAAAAGCTCATCCGGATGTGTTTAATATACTTCTTCAGGTATTGGATGACGGTCACATTACAGATTCCCAGGGAAGAAGAATAGACTTTAAAAACACCGTTGTCATTATGACATCCAATATTGGAGCAAGAAATATTATTGCACCAAAACGATTAGGCTTTACTTCTACAGATAATGAAGCAAAGAACTATGAAGATATGAAGAAGAACGTAATGGATGAAGTAAAACGATTATTCAGACCTGAATTTATTAACAGAATTGATGAGATGATAGTATTTCATCCTCTTACACAAGATGATATTAAAGAAATTGTATCCATCATGGTTAGTCAATTGGCAAAACGCATTCAAGAAAACATGGGTATTACAATAGAACTTTCAGATGCTGCCAAAGAGTACCTTGCCAAAGAAGGATTTGACCAGGCATATGGTGCAAGACCTCTTAGAAGAGCTATCCAATCCAAAATCGAAGACAGGCTGGCAGAGGAAATACTGGAGGGCAACATTAAAGAAGGAGACCATGTAAGAATAGAACTAGAAAATGATGTGCTGATTTTTAATAAATAG
- a CDS encoding protein arginine kinase, which produces MKKWYEENLDTDIIVSSRIRLARNYKKYPFSVRLSSSGAEKMIEETKRILLEGNTILSKEFEYIPVFGRNPIDKRALMESHVISPELVKKTIPCGVLLKNDESISIMINEEDHIRIQSVALGMNMSKAWDLADKIDNVLEESIEYAFNEKLGYLTSCPTNVGTGMRASYMMHLPALEWSGQLQNILYAIGKLGITVRGLYGEGTQAEGSLYQISNQITLGQSEKEIIENLNNIALQIAEQEKQIREQILKEKKEVLRDKIYRSYGTLRYARMLTTKEAMTLLSDIKMGFDMGILGEARPMISFYEFIMYVQPAILQKRVGTDLSSQDRDMQRAEFVRSQFER; this is translated from the coding sequence ATGAAAAAGTGGTATGAAGAAAATTTAGATACCGACATTATCGTTTCCAGTCGTATTAGATTGGCAAGAAATTATAAAAAATATCCTTTTTCAGTACGTTTGTCCTCGTCCGGTGCCGAGAAGATGATTGAAGAAACAAAGAGGATTCTTTTAGAAGGCAATACGATTTTATCTAAAGAATTTGAATACATACCCGTATTTGGAAGAAATCCTATAGACAAAAGAGCATTGATGGAAAGCCATGTCATTAGCCCTGAATTGGTTAAGAAGACGATTCCTTGTGGCGTGCTGCTAAAAAATGATGAATCTATTAGTATAATGATCAATGAAGAAGATCATATTAGAATTCAATCCGTTGCTTTAGGCATGAATATGTCAAAAGCATGGGACTTAGCAGACAAAATTGATAATGTACTGGAAGAGTCTATAGAATATGCTTTTAATGAAAAGCTTGGTTATCTAACTTCCTGTCCTACCAATGTTGGGACAGGCATGAGAGCATCTTATATGATGCATCTTCCCGCCCTTGAGTGGTCAGGGCAACTGCAGAATATTCTCTATGCTATAGGAAAGCTAGGCATCACCGTTAGGGGATTATACGGAGAAGGCACCCAAGCGGAGGGCAGCCTTTATCAAATCTCCAATCAAATCACATTAGGGCAATCTGAAAAAGAAATCATAGAGAATTTAAATAATATCGCTCTCCAGATTGCCGAACAGGAAAAACAAATCCGAGAACAAATTCTTAAAGAAAAGAAGGAAGTGCTTAGAGATAAAATCTATAGATCCTACGGTACCTTAAGGTATGCCAGAATGTTGACTACTAAAGAAGCTATGACGCTTTTATCGGATATTAAAATGGGATTTGACATGGGTATTTTAGGCGAAGCAAGACCTATGATCAGTTTTTATGAATTTATCATGTATGTACAACCCGCTATTTTACAAAAAAGAGTTGGAACCGATTTAAGCAGTCAGGACAGAGATATGCAAAGAGCCGAATTTGTAAGAAGCCAATTCGAGAGATAA
- a CDS encoding UvrB/UvrC motif-containing protein — MLCERCGNNPASIHVTHINNGEKIEMYLCEQCAKETESIHFHTPISFQNFLTGLLDMPFGNTEKFKGYIDQKEVLQCPNCKMTYDEFRKIGRFGCADCYSAFYQQLNPIIKKLHGNNAHTGKLPNRAAGELKIKRELEMLRKDLKKAIEMEEYEKAAALRDRIRALEGGENR; from the coding sequence ATGCTGTGTGAACGTTGTGGTAATAATCCGGCATCCATACATGTTACCCATATTAATAACGGTGAGAAGATAGAAATGTATTTATGCGAGCAATGTGCAAAAGAAACAGAATCCATACACTTTCATACGCCAATATCCTTCCAAAACTTTTTAACTGGATTATTGGATATGCCATTTGGCAATACGGAAAAATTTAAAGGCTATATAGATCAAAAAGAAGTTCTTCAATGTCCCAACTGTAAAATGACTTACGATGAATTCAGAAAGATTGGACGATTTGGCTGTGCAGATTGCTATTCTGCTTTTTATCAGCAACTCAATCCTATCATTAAAAAGCTTCATGGCAATAATGCACACACAGGCAAATTACCAAATAGAGCAGCAGGGGAGCTAAAGATAAAAAGAGAATTGGAGATGCTAAGAAAAGACCTTAAAAAAGCAATAGAAATGGAAGAATACGAAAAAGCTGCGGCCCTTCGAGATAGAATTCGTGCATTAGAGGGGGGAGAAAACAGATGA
- a CDS encoding zinc ribbon domain-containing protein — protein sequence MPFEDWRSKLAKAVRTVKDSTGEIYNTAKINVDLGKEQDHLNKLYYEIGKKVHEIYQYGGSLGKFFDEKYLEIKEVEERIEELQKKMEEVKKVRVCTECGKEVEKGAKFCPKCGASMSNVPAKEKEEVAQSSEKPIEVENNDASKPKNETKICPTCKAENGMDDKFCLSCGRALF from the coding sequence ATGCCATTTGAGGATTGGAGAAGCAAACTTGCAAAAGCGGTAAGGACTGTAAAGGATAGTACAGGAGAAATTTATAATACTGCAAAAATCAATGTAGACCTTGGGAAAGAGCAGGATCATTTGAATAAGCTCTATTACGAAATAGGAAAAAAAGTTCATGAAATATATCAATATGGTGGTTCTTTAGGCAAATTCTTTGATGAAAAATATTTAGAAATTAAAGAAGTAGAAGAAAGAATCGAAGAACTGCAGAAGAAAATGGAAGAGGTAAAGAAGGTAAGGGTTTGTACGGAATGTGGAAAAGAGGTAGAGAAAGGAGCAAAGTTTTGCCCTAAATGTGGTGCCTCTATGAGTAATGTTCCTGCTAAAGAGAAAGAAGAAGTGGCACAATCCTCAGAGAAACCCATAGAAGTCGAAAATAATGATGCTTCTAAGCCAAAAAACGAAACGAAAATTTGTCCCACCTGCAAAGCGGAAAATGGGATGGATGATAAATTCTGTTTATCCTGTGGCAGAGCACTTTTTTAA
- a CDS encoding spore coat protein, with protein sequence MTVQLTQKERMLLEDQKSHEEVCIKEYQEYASRAHCPELKQLFTNYASKEQEHLNTINQILNGQVPQMSSSQGQQSGQNKQQSNMQNNSQSQNYNQEDATLCTHMLMTEKYVSGAYNTAIFEFRDPNIRQVLNHIQKEEQEHGEGIFNYMYQHGMYNPQ encoded by the coding sequence TTGACAGTTCAATTAACTCAAAAGGAAAGAATGCTTTTAGAAGACCAAAAAAGTCACGAAGAAGTGTGCATAAAGGAATATCAGGAGTATGCAAGTCGTGCCCATTGTCCAGAATTAAAACAGTTGTTTACCAATTATGCGTCCAAAGAGCAAGAACATCTTAATACGATTAATCAAATTCTAAACGGACAAGTTCCCCAAATGTCTTCCAGCCAAGGACAGCAATCGGGACAAAACAAACAACAATCCAATATGCAAAATAATTCCCAGTCTCAAAATTATAATCAAGAAGACGCAACCCTTTGTACCCATATGCTTATGACTGAAAAATATGTATCCGGTGCTTATAATACAGCCATTTTTGAATTCAGAGATCCAAATATTCGTCAGGTTCTAAATCATATTCAAAAAGAAGAACAAGAGCACGGTGAAGGAATTTTTAACTATATGTATCAGCACGGTATGTATAATCCTCAATAA
- a CDS encoding ABC transporter substrate-binding protein yields the protein MRKLKMSIALILVLGLIGACLSGCSEKQLQTIRLNEVVHSAFYAPQYVAIEKGFFEEEGLKIELTSGWGADKSMTALIAGDADIGMMGTEAAIYVYNQGKDNYGVVFAQQTQRAGNFLVGREEDPDFKWTDLKGKTVIGGRPGGMPQMVFEYILKKNGLKPFEDVNIITNLQFTATAGAFVGGMGDYTIEFEPTASTIEAQNNGHVVASLGTASGMVPYTVFMASKKFIEENPETIQKFTNAFYKGQIWVKEHTAEEIAEVIHPQFKETDIELLTKIIKRYKDQDTWCETPVMKEESLTLLQDILESSGELDKRVPFEEIVNNEFGEKAVQQLQ from the coding sequence ATGCGTAAATTAAAAATGAGTATTGCACTGATACTTGTTTTGGGACTCATTGGAGCTTGCCTTTCCGGATGCAGCGAAAAACAATTGCAAACCATAAGGCTTAACGAAGTAGTACATTCCGCATTTTATGCACCTCAATACGTAGCAATAGAAAAAGGATTCTTTGAAGAAGAAGGTCTTAAAATTGAGTTAACTTCGGGATGGGGTGCAGACAAATCAATGACAGCACTGATTGCAGGAGATGCCGATATTGGAATGATGGGTACAGAAGCAGCAATCTACGTTTATAACCAAGGCAAAGACAATTATGGTGTTGTTTTTGCCCAACAAACTCAAAGAGCCGGAAACTTCCTTGTAGGAAGAGAAGAAGATCCTGATTTTAAATGGACAGACTTAAAAGGAAAAACAGTTATTGGTGGTCGTCCCGGCGGAATGCCTCAAATGGTATTTGAGTATATTTTAAAGAAAAACGGTCTAAAACCGTTTGAGGATGTAAACATCATAACGAATTTACAATTCACTGCAACCGCTGGAGCATTTGTAGGCGGTATGGGAGACTATACGATCGAATTTGAACCCACTGCCTCTACCATTGAAGCACAAAATAACGGTCATGTAGTAGCTTCATTAGGAACCGCCAGCGGAATGGTGCCTTACACAGTTTTTATGGCTTCTAAAAAATTTATAGAAGAAAATCCTGAAACAATACAAAAATTCACAAATGCATTCTATAAAGGGCAAATTTGGGTCAAAGAACATACAGCTGAAGAAATCGCTGAGGTAATTCATCCTCAATTTAAAGAAACAGATATAGAACTTCTGACAAAAATCATTAAACGATACAAGGATCAAGATACATGGTGCGAAACCCCAGTGATGAAGGAAGAATCTCTTACACTCCTTCAAGATATTTTAGAAAGCTCCGGTGAGTTAGATAAAAGAGTTCCTTTTGAAGAAATCGTAAACAATGAATTCGGTGAAAAAGCAGTTCAACAACTGCAATAA
- a CDS encoding alpha/beta hydrolase family protein: protein MALIHCNFFSEVLKLSTSMYVILPQRTKNQIGMQNAVQKDKHPTLYLLHGLSDDHTIWLRRTSIERYVANLGLAVVMPEVHRSFYTDMVNGYNYWTFISEELPEIARSFFHLSDRREDNFVAGLSMGGYGAFKLALSKPHQFSAAASLSGALDINTEHLSDGPLSLREFHNIFGDINSLRGSENDLFKLIEKLDQSEVKPKLYQCCGTEDFLYQENQNFLKKAKEHGLDITYDEGPGTHEWGYWDRQIQKVLEWLPLEKSMA from the coding sequence ATGGCGCTTATTCATTGTAACTTTTTTTCTGAAGTATTGAAGCTTTCAACATCAATGTATGTTATTCTTCCTCAGCGAACCAAAAATCAAATAGGTATGCAGAATGCTGTGCAAAAAGATAAACATCCTACCCTATATTTGCTGCATGGGCTATCCGATGATCATACCATATGGCTAAGAAGAACATCTATTGAAAGATACGTTGCCAATTTAGGTCTGGCTGTTGTTATGCCGGAAGTACATAGAAGCTTTTATACGGACATGGTGAACGGATATAATTATTGGACATTTATTAGTGAAGAACTGCCTGAGATTGCCCGTTCTTTCTTTCATTTATCCGATAGAAGAGAAGATAACTTCGTTGCAGGATTATCCATGGGTGGATATGGAGCGTTTAAATTAGCTTTAAGCAAGCCTCATCAATTTAGTGCCGCCGCAAGTTTATCAGGCGCATTGGATATCAATACGGAGCATCTTTCTGATGGACCTTTATCACTAAGAGAATTTCATAATATTTTTGGAGATATTAACTCCCTTAGGGGAAGTGAAAATGATTTATTTAAATTAATAGAAAAGCTGGACCAATCCGAAGTAAAGCCTAAGCTGTATCAGTGCTGTGGAACAGAAGACTTTTTATATCAGGAGAATCAAAATTTCTTAAAGAAAGCAAAAGAACATGGACTGGATATCACCTATGATGAAGGACCGGGAACCCATGAGTGGGGGTATTGGGACAGGCAAATTCAAAAAGTACTGGAATGGCTTCCATTAGAAAAAAGCATGGCGTAA
- a CDS encoding anaerobic nitric oxide reductase flavorubredoxin produces MSFKITDSVTWVGKRDWELRTFHGEEYSTHRGSSYNSYLVRDEKVALIDTVWSLYDEEFVENLKKEIDLNQIDYIIVNHGEVDHSGALVRLMQEIPDKPIYCTKNAVNSLKGQYHKDWNFNIVKTGDKLSLGSKELIFIEARMLHWPDTMFCYLTGDNILFSNDAFGQHYATEQVYNDLVDQCELYQEAIKYYANILTPFSSFVKDKINEVLSFNLPLNMICTSHGVIWRDNPAQIIEQYLKWADNYQENQITILYDSMWDNTRKMAEAIKTGILAQDKEVVVKLFNVARTDKNDVITEVFKSKGILVGSSTINNGILSSIAGILEEIRGLGFKNKKAAAFGSYGWSGQSVKMISEGLKAGGFEVVNEGLKLSWTPDEEGIKKCEKFGSQFANAFK; encoded by the coding sequence ATGTCTTTTAAAATTACGGATAGTGTGACATGGGTAGGAAAACGAGATTGGGAGCTTCGTACCTTCCATGGAGAAGAATATTCAACCCATAGAGGCTCTTCATACAACTCTTATCTTGTAAGAGATGAAAAGGTAGCACTGATTGATACGGTTTGGAGTCTGTATGATGAAGAATTTGTAGAAAACCTAAAAAAAGAAATTGATTTGAATCAAATTGATTATATTATAGTTAACCATGGGGAAGTAGATCACAGCGGAGCATTAGTAAGACTTATGCAAGAAATTCCCGATAAGCCTATTTACTGTACGAAAAATGCAGTAAATTCACTTAAAGGTCAGTACCACAAGGATTGGAATTTTAATATCGTAAAAACAGGGGATAAGCTGAGTCTGGGCAGCAAAGAGCTTATATTTATAGAAGCAAGAATGCTGCATTGGCCGGATACCATGTTTTGCTATCTTACAGGGGATAATATTTTATTTAGTAATGATGCTTTTGGACAACATTATGCTACAGAACAAGTATATAATGATTTGGTGGATCAATGTGAACTTTATCAGGAAGCAATAAAATATTATGCAAATATATTAACTCCATTTAGTTCTTTCGTTAAGGATAAAATTAATGAAGTTCTAAGTTTTAACCTACCCCTTAATATGATTTGCACAAGTCATGGAGTCATATGGAGGGATAATCCTGCACAAATCATAGAACAATATTTAAAATGGGCAGATAATTATCAAGAAAATCAGATAACGATTTTATACGATAGTATGTGGGACAATACAAGAAAAATGGCAGAAGCCATAAAGACAGGAATTCTTGCTCAGGACAAAGAGGTCGTAGTCAAATTATTTAATGTTGCCCGTACGGATAAAAATGATGTTATTACGGAAGTATTTAAATCCAAGGGAATACTTGTGGGCTCCTCTACAATCAATAACGGAATTTTATCTTCCATCGCAGGGATATTAGAGGAAATACGAGGCTTAGGGTTTAAGAATAAAAAAGCGGCAGCCTTTGGAAGTTATGGTTGGAGCGGACAGTCTGTAAAGATGATTTCTGAAGGACTAAAGGCCGGTGGTTTTGAGGTCGTAAATGAAGGACTGAAACTATCATGGACACCGGATGAAGAAGGTATTAAAAAATGCGAGAAATTTGGCAGTCAATTTGCAAATGCCTTTAAATAA
- a CDS encoding H-type small acid-soluble spore protein produces MKPQRAAEILNSPEQLEVLYQNEPVWIEDINDRNQTAVVRFIGSHHSRTVSLDDLSETGRTVHQN; encoded by the coding sequence ATGAAACCTCAACGTGCAGCTGAAATATTAAATTCTCCGGAACAACTGGAAGTATTATATCAAAACGAACCTGTATGGATTGAAGACATTAATGATAGAAATCAAACAGCAGTGGTTAGATTTATTGGTTCTCATCATTCACGAACTGTTTCTTTAGACGATTTATCGGAAACAGGGAGAACAGTTCACCAGAACTAA
- a CDS encoding 3-deoxy-7-phosphoheptulonate synthase, which produces MSFKYLRKIPSTEEIINEIPFSNDLALIKQKRDEQIKAVIEKKSDQFLLIIGPCSAHDEDAVCDYISRLAKVQEKVKEKIIIIPRIYTNKPRTTGEGYKGMLHQPDPTEKPNILEGLKAIRRMHIRAISESHLTPADEMLYPENYTYLEDVLSYVAIGARSVEDQQHRLTVSGMNVPVGMKNPTSGDISVMLNSIQAAQHGHTFLYQGWEVKTTGNPLAHAILRGAVNHYGTNIPNYHYEDMMNLANEYEERGLLNPTIIVDTNHANSMKKYKEQPRIVKEILYSRKHSTTLKDMVRGLMIESYIVEGNQRPDEKVYGKSITDPCLGWEDSEQLIYYIAENV; this is translated from the coding sequence ATGAGCTTTAAATACCTTAGAAAAATTCCCTCCACCGAAGAAATTATCAATGAAATTCCTTTCTCCAATGATTTAGCTTTGATTAAACAAAAAAGAGATGAGCAAATTAAAGCTGTAATAGAGAAAAAATCAGATCAGTTTCTTCTAATCATCGGTCCCTGTTCAGCCCATGATGAAGATGCGGTCTGCGATTATATCAGTCGGCTTGCCAAGGTACAGGAAAAAGTAAAGGAAAAAATAATTATTATCCCCAGGATATACACGAACAAGCCCAGAACAACAGGAGAAGGCTATAAAGGAATGCTTCATCAGCCTGATCCGACAGAAAAGCCAAATATTTTGGAAGGTTTAAAAGCAATTAGAAGAATGCATATTCGTGCCATCAGCGAATCCCATCTTACACCTGCGGATGAAATGTTATATCCTGAAAATTATACGTATCTTGAAGATGTATTAAGCTATGTTGCTATAGGCGCTCGTTCCGTAGAAGATCAACAGCATCGTTTAACCGTCAGTGGCATGAATGTTCCTGTGGGAATGAAGAATCCAACCAGCGGAGATATTTCCGTGATGCTCAATTCTATTCAAGCCGCTCAGCATGGTCATACATTTCTTTATCAGGGATGGGAAGTAAAAACCACTGGAAATCCTCTTGCCCATGCTATTTTAAGAGGTGCTGTCAACCATTATGGTACAAATATTCCTAACTATCACTATGAGGATATGATGAACTTAGCAAACGAATATGAAGAACGGGGCTTACTCAATCCGACTATTATCGTAGATACTAATCATGCAAATTCCATGAAAAAATATAAAGAACAGCCTCGTATTGTAAAAGAAATATTGTACAGCCGAAAACACTCTACTACTTTAAAAGATATGGTAAGAGGACTGATGATTGAAAGCTATATCGTTGAGGGAAATCAAAGACCGGATGAAAAGGTTTATGGTAAATCTATAACAGACCCCTGTCTTGGATGGGAAGATTCAGAACAACTGATTTATTATATTGCAGAAAATGTATAA
- a CDS encoding PspC domain-containing protein, with protein sequence MQKKLYKSRTDRKISGVCGGLAQYFNMDSTLIRLLWILFVLFGGSGVLAYIVCALIIPDEPYEDYYNGNHN encoded by the coding sequence ATGCAAAAGAAACTTTATAAATCTAGAACTGACAGAAAAATTAGCGGGGTATGCGGAGGCTTGGCTCAATACTTTAACATGGATTCAACTTTAATACGTCTTTTATGGATTTTATTTGTTTTATTCGGTGGCAGTGGTGTTTTAGCATATATCGTTTGTGCTTTAATCATCCCCGATGAACCTTATGAAGACTATTATAACGGTAATCATAATTAA